From one Bacteroidota bacterium genomic stretch:
- a CDS encoding carboxypeptidase regulatory-like domain-containing protein encodes MKILKIIILSSFILFLFGCGKKEKAILPSGNIVGFVELVDENGNMYKEKEGVNVSIEYPSESTITNEYGRFEFWEILAGTYNLNFNKEGFGTYKKFGYQFIGGNVPALLYTTYLYELPNIEIQSLNVSYYNNTINISGIISETSHYSVQSFINDSSNVSYLNYDFTSARHNHAFGLPTNQISHYICLNGTHYSYGDEVYLVLYFINYYEDWQYYDYDKEAYIYSSYKQASNVIYLVL; translated from the coding sequence ATGAAAATTCTTAAGATTATTATTCTGTCAAGTTTCATTTTGTTTCTTTTTGGATGTGGAAAGAAAGAAAAAGCTATTTTACCAAGTGGCAATATTGTTGGATTTGTAGAACTTGTGGATGAAAACGGAAACATGTATAAAGAAAAAGAGGGTGTAAACGTATCAATTGAATATCCTTCAGAATCGACAATAACAAATGAATATGGAAGATTTGAGTTTTGGGAGATTCTTGCTGGAACATATAATTTAAATTTTAATAAGGAAGGTTTTGGCACTTATAAAAAATTTGGATATCAATTTATTGGTGGAAACGTTCCGGCTTTGTTATATACAACTTATCTTTATGAGCTTCCAAATATTGAGATTCAAAGCCTTAATGTTTCATATTATAATAATACTATTAATATTTCTGGGATTATATCAGAAACAAGTCATTATTCTGTACAGAGCTTCATTAATGACAGTTCAAATGTTTCATATTTAAATTATGACTTCACTTCTGCTAGACATAATCATGCTTTTGGTTTGCCTACAAATCAGATTTCTCATTATATTTGTTTAAATGGAACACATTATTCCTATGGCGATGAAGTATATTTAGTATTGTATTTCATCAACTATTATGAAGACTGGCAATATTATGATTATGACAAAGAAGCATATATTTATTCAAGTTATAAACAAGCTTCAAATGTTATATATCTGGTTCTTTAG